Proteins encoded in a region of the Chitinophagaceae bacterium genome:
- the odhB gene encoding 2-oxoglutarate dehydrogenase complex dihydrolipoyllysine-residue succinyltransferase, whose protein sequence is MQETQKTQSQIVDIKIPVVGESISEVTISKWLVKDGDMVKIDQIVAEIESDKATFEITASHSGKCIIKAEAGISLEIGALVCQIDTSFASNQTSTTAIPTPSKNPKKEEVPSNNSSIIGHPSPAAHKILAEKGIQPSTIKGTGIGGRITKEDAVSTMTKASTPATVQATPSNTTREQRREKMSSLRKTISRRLVAVKNETAMLTTFNEINMKPIMDIRKEYKDAFKEKYDVGLGFMSFFTKAVCAALKEYPAVNAQIDGDEIIYNDFCDISIAVSAPKGLVVPVIRNADILSFSQIEKEILQLAQKARENKLSIEEMTGGTFTITNGGIFGSLMSTPIINGPQSAILGMHNIVERPVVCPYSKEIVARPMMYVALSYDHRIIDGRESVSFLVRVKQLLEDPTRLLLEV, encoded by the coding sequence ATGCAAGAAACACAAAAAACACAATCACAAATAGTAGACATAAAAATCCCCGTAGTAGGCGAATCTATCAGTGAGGTCACTATATCAAAATGGCTTGTAAAAGACGGAGACATGGTTAAAATAGATCAAATAGTAGCAGAAATAGAATCTGATAAAGCGACATTTGAGATAACGGCGTCCCATTCCGGAAAATGTATTATAAAAGCAGAAGCAGGAATATCTTTAGAAATAGGAGCATTAGTTTGTCAAATAGATACTTCTTTTGCTTCGAATCAAACCTCAACAACAGCAATACCTACTCCTTCTAAAAATCCTAAAAAAGAAGAAGTTCCCTCCAATAATTCCTCTATAATAGGACATCCTTCGCCTGCCGCCCATAAGATATTAGCAGAAAAAGGGATACAGCCATCCACCATAAAAGGAACAGGTATCGGAGGTAGAATAACAAAAGAAGATGCTGTCAGTACTATGACAAAAGCAAGCACTCCGGCAACTGTCCAAGCGACCCCATCAAATACAACAAGAGAGCAAAGAAGAGAAAAGATGTCTTCCCTGCGAAAAACTATATCAAGAAGATTAGTAGCAGTTAAAAACGAAACAGCTATGCTTACTACCTTTAATGAAATAAATATGAAACCTATTATGGACATACGAAAAGAGTATAAAGATGCTTTTAAAGAGAAGTATGATGTAGGATTAGGTTTTATGTCTTTTTTTACCAAAGCAGTATGTGCGGCACTCAAAGAATACCCCGCTGTAAATGCACAAATAGATGGAGATGAGATAATATACAATGATTTTTGTGATATTTCTATCGCTGTATCTGCTCCGAAAGGGCTTGTTGTGCCTGTGATAAGGAACGCAGATATTCTTTCTTTTTCACAAATAGAAAAAGAAATTTTACAACTCGCTCAAAAAGCTCGTGAAAACAAATTATCTATTGAAGAAATGACGGGAGGAACTTTTACTATCACAAATGGAGGAATATTTGGCTCACTTATGTCTACTCCTATTATCAATGGACCTCAATCTGCTATATTAGGAATGCATAACATTGTAGAAAGACCCGTTGTTTGTCCTTATAGTAAAGAAATAGTGGCTCGTCCCATGATGTATGTTGCACTCTCATACGACCATAGAATTATTGATGGAAGAGAATCTGTTAGTTTTTTAGTCAGAGTAAAGCAACTTTTGGAAGACCCTACTCGTTTATTGTTAGAAGTTTAA
- a CDS encoding DUF2911 domain-containing protein, whose translation MKFFVVSILCLFFGAVNAQIRTPQPSPGAKLTQTIGLATFSVEYSRPGVKGRTIFGGEVVPFGSVWRTGANAPTSLSFDRDIVIEGIPAKAGKYIITSIVNQDNWTVRFVGEKNDTLKVVVPVIKYGIKTETFTIQFANIQNSGADLQFIWDETLVNLNIQLSTDAEVMASIDKFKASPESSLAQTYYDAASYYFANGKDKVQALAWVDKALAIDGNRFWVHRTRALILADLGRYADAIEAAKVSHAKAKEAKNDEYVRMNEKSIGEWTPKAVPTPDPKPKKK comes from the coding sequence ATGAAATTTTTTGTAGTAAGTATATTATGTTTGTTTTTTGGAGCAGTAAATGCTCAAATAAGAACACCACAACCAAGTCCCGGTGCTAAATTAACTCAGACAATAGGTCTTGCCACTTTCAGTGTAGAGTATTCTCGACCTGGGGTAAAGGGAAGAACTATTTTTGGAGGAGAAGTAGTTCCTTTTGGAAGTGTGTGGAGAACAGGAGCAAATGCACCTACATCTCTTTCTTTTGATAGAGATATAGTTATAGAAGGAATCCCTGCCAAAGCAGGAAAATATATTATAACATCTATTGTTAATCAAGACAATTGGACTGTGCGATTTGTGGGAGAAAAAAATGATACTCTCAAAGTTGTTGTTCCTGTAATAAAATATGGAATAAAAACAGAAACCTTCACTATCCAGTTTGCAAACATACAAAACAGTGGTGCAGATCTCCAATTTATATGGGATGAAACATTAGTAAATTTAAACATACAGTTGTCAACAGATGCAGAAGTAATGGCATCTATAGATAAATTTAAGGCAAGTCCTGAGTCATCCCTTGCTCAAACCTATTATGATGCAGCAAGTTATTATTTTGCTAATGGAAAAGATAAAGTACAAGCATTAGCATGGGTAGATAAAGCATTAGCAATAGATGGAAATCGTTTCTGGGTGCATAGAACCCGAGCTCTTATTTTAGCGGATTTAGGTAGATATGCTGACGCAATAGAAGCAGCGAAGGTAAGTCATGCAAAAGCAAAAGAAGCTAAAAATGATGAATATGTAAGAATGAATGAAAAAAGTATCGGTGAATGGACTCCAAAAGCAGTTCCTACACCTGATCCAAAACCGAAGAAGAAATAA